ATTTCTGGCTTATCGTCGACCATTCTGCAGGCACAAACGAAGATCAGCGGGAAGATCACCGACAAGAAGAACCATCCATTACAGGGTGTGAATGTCTCCATTAAAGACGCTTACGATGGTGCTACCAGTGCTGCTGACGGTACCTTCTCTTTTACTACTGATGCCAGCGGCGAACAATCCATTATTTTCAGCCTGAACACCTATCAGACACAGGAACAAAAAGTAAATCTTTCAGGACCGGTGACCCTAAGTATCATTTTGAGAAATGACATCAGCCAACTGAGAATAGTCACCATCTCTGCAGGCAGTATTGAAGCCAGCAGCGAGAAGAATAATACTGTTCTGAAACCACTGGACATTGTCACCACCGGTGGCGCCATGGCAGATATTGTGAGTGCACTGAAAACCTTGCCTGGTACACAGCAGACCAACGACAAGGAAGGGCTCTTTGTACGTGGTGGTACCGGATACGAAACACAGACATTTATAGACGGTTTGCTGGTGCGTAATCCTTTCTATTCAGGATTGCCTGATATGCCGGGAAGAGGTCGTTTTTCCCCCTTTCTTTTCAAAGGAACGACCTTTAGCAGTGGTGGTTATTCCGCGCAATATGGGCAGGGTTTATCATCAGCACTGGTACTGGAATCGCAGGACCTGCCGGATCGGTCTTCCTATACACTGGGTGTATCGCCAATCGGGTTAAGTGGTGGATTGAATGAGCTGTCAAAAGATAAGAAAGGTTCCTTTGGTATTGAAGCTGATTACACTAACCTGGGACCCTACCTGAATGTGATCAAGCCTAAGTTTGAGCCGAGTGTAAACCCGGAGATCATAGGCACTTCTGCCAATTTCAGGAGGAAAACGTCTAAGACCGGGATGCTCAAATTCTATGGTTATAGTAACTGGACACATATGGGTAGCATTCGCCCCAGCTTTGAATACGCGGGCGCCAGGGAGCTGTTTGAAATGAAGAATCAGAATGTTTATACAAATCTCAGTTATAAAGAGTTACTGGGTAATGAATGGAAGATCAATGCAGGGATATCCTATAGTACGAATACGGATAGAATCACTTTAGACACGATGCCCAAGAACTCCGATCCCCTGAAAATTCATAACCTGTCTCAACTGGCACAGGGTAGGGTGATGCTCACGAAGAACATTGGTAGTTTCTCTGCGTTACGCTTTGGCGGCGAATACCAGTATGCTGTGGAGAATGCTGAATACAATGGGTACAAGGCAAATTATACAGATAATTATTCTGCTGCTTTTGCTGAAGGTGATATTTATTTTACGCCACAATTTGTAGGTCGTGTAGGCGGCAGAATGGAGTATTCTTCAAAGATAGGTAAGATGAACCTGGCGCCGCGTGTTTCACTGGCGTACAAGTTAGATCAGAATAGCCAGCTATCATTGGCGTATGGTGATTACTATCAGAAGCCGGAGCAACAATACCTGCGGTTCAAGCCAGACCTGGATTACATGAAGGCCACGCATTACATTGCAAGTTTTCAGCGGGTAGCAAACAACTATACATTGCGCGTGGAAGCTTTCTATAAGAAGTATCATAAGCTGGTGAAGACAAGTCCTGATACAGCGACTAACGGTACTGGTTATGCGAAAGGTATTGAGCTCTTCTGGCGTGATCGTAAGAGTGTGAAGAACCTTGATTACTGGGTATCTTATTCTTACCTGGATACAAAACGTAATTACCTGACGTATCCATATGAGGTACAGCCGGACTTCGCCGCCAAACACACTTTCAGCGTAGTGACCAAGTATTATATTTCTTCCATTACAACTAATATCGGTTTGACATACAGCTTTGCAACAGGCCGTCCTTATTACAATCCTAACCTGCCTGTGAACCAGTTTATGTCGCAAAAGACCATCGATTATAATTCAGTCGGGTTGAGTGTCAGTTACCTGACATCTATTCGCAAAGCCTTTACCATCCTTGTATTATCGGTGAATAATGTAGGTAATTTCAAGCAGGTGTATGGCTATCATTATTCTACAGATGCGATGCGCCGGGAAGCGATCACACCGAATATTCCCCGCTTTATTTACCTGGGTATGTTTATGAGTTTTGGTATAGACAGACGCCAGGAAACCATTGATAATTTATAAAATTTAAACCTTGAATATGATGAAAACTTTTGTTCTCTCCTTCTGCCTTTTAGTGACTACATTTTCGATGAGTTTTGCGCAGAGTGCGCAGTACCAGGGTGCGATGGCCAAGCAGATTGCCCTGCTGGATGATCCTGCCAACCGTGGACCTGAGAAGATGCAGGAAATAGCTAACACATTTGAGCGTATTGCGGCTGCGGAAAAAACACAATGGCTGCCTTATTATTATGCTGCTTATTGCTATGTGATGAATGCAGTGGCGGAGAAAGATAAGAGCAAGGTAGATGCGATCGATGATAAGGCCCAGAATGCGATTCTGCAGGCAGATGCGCTGGCGCCTAAGAATGATGAGATTTATTGTATCCGCTCACTGGTTGCTACAGCACGCATTGGCGTGGATCCGCAAACAAGGGGGATGCAGTATGGTAGTGAATCTGCAACATGGCTGGCACAGGCCGGGCAGATCAATAAAGATAATCCCAGGGTAGATTTGTTGCAGGGGCAGTCTTTGTATTATACACCGGAGCAGTTTGGTGGTAGTAAGGAAAAGGCGAAGGAGAAGTTTGAGTTAGCGCTGAAGAAGTTTGCTGCGTTTAAGCCGGCTAGTGTGATTGCGCCGCATTGGGGAGAGGAGTATACTAAGCAGTTGTTAGGGAAATAATAATTGTCAGTTAATGGACCGGCTTTTGCCGGTTCATTAACTGCACGCGCGCCTGCAGTTCAGTGTTTAGGGTTGACTTTAAACGTACACGTTAACCTAAAAACTGAACCCCATGAAAACCGTGGAAAATAAACTCTCCGTGGCTTCTTCCGCAGCTTTGTTACTTTCTGTAGTAAAAGGTCTTTATACGGATGGCTGGGGGCATGAATAGATTTAATGAAAAGCGGCTGCTCATACATGAGCAGCCGCTTTAATATTTTCTATAAATTCAAACAGTCCTATTCAGAAGCCAGTTCTATTTTCTTGAGTGGGTTTTGTGTGTTCTCCGCGTAGATCTCTCTTTTCTCTATAATATCCAGGCAGGTGAAGATTGCCTGGCGGAAAGAATAATGATCTGCCAGGTTTTTGCCTGCAATATCAAATGCAGTACCGTGGTCAGGAGAGGTGCGTACTACAGGCAGACCTGCTGTGAAGTTGATACCTTCGCCGGTAGCCAGTGATTTGAATGGAATCAGGCCCTGGTCGTGGTACATAGCGAGTACACCATCGAAGGTGCTGTGCATGTTCCTTGCAAAGAATGCATCGGCGCTATACGGACCAAAGCAGAGGATCCCATTATTCTTAGCCTGGTTGATAGCCGGAATGATCTCTTTCAGTTCTTCTTCACCTATCAGTCCATCATCGCCGGCGTGTGGGTTCAGGCCCAGTACGGCAATGCGTGGCTGATCGATACCAAAGTCTTTGATCAGGCTATCTTTCATCATGGTCAGTTTAGCCAGGATATTTTCGCGTGTCACATACGTTGCTACATCTTTGACAGGTACGTGCTCTGTGAGCAGACCTACGCGCATATTATCGGCAGTCATGAACATGAGCACATCTTTTGCTTCAAAGGCATCTCTGAGATAAGGAGTGTGGCCGGTGTAATTGAACTGTTCGCTTTGGATATTCTTTTTGTGGATCGGGGCGGTTACCAGGCCATCGATCTCGCCGTTTTTCAGGCATTCGATCGCTACTGCAAGGCTACGGGCAGCGTATTTACCGCCGATTTCGTTCAGTATACCTGGTGTGATCTGTACTTCTTCTTCCCAGCAGTTATAGACGTTCACCTGTTTGTGGTTCAGCCTGGAGAATTCCTTCAGGCTCTGGTAGTTGAAGTTGTTCTCATTCATCAGCTTGCGGTAGAAGTTGATGGTTTTGTTGCTAGCAAATATCACCGGGGTACAAAACTCCAGCATTCTGTTATCTGCAAAGGTCTTGATGATCAATTCGGCGCCAATGCTGTTAATATCACCAACGGTGATACCAATTACCGGCTTGTTTGTATGGGCGTTGCTACTCATGCTTTTTTGAGAATAATGGGCAAATATAACAAGAATTGGCAGGGAATCAATTTTCAATTTTCCCTGAAGCGATCCCACAATCCTGCTGCGCAGGAGATCTGGGGGCGGGCTATGGTCAGATTCAATCTGATTTCCGTAATTTTGATCCCTGATCATGTATACACTTAAAAAATCGCTTGGGCAGCACTTTCTCAGGGATGAAAATATCTGCAGAAAGATTGTTGATTCACTACCTGTAATTCCGAATCAGCAAGTGCTGGAAGTGGGGCCTGGTGCAGGCGCCATCACTAAATACCTCCTGGAACTGCCGGATACTACATTCAAGGCTGTAGAGCTGGACACTGAAAAGGTTGAATACCTTCAGAAGACTTATCCTGCTATTCAGGGAAAGCTCATTAATGAGAGTTTCCTGGATGTGAAACCTCCATTTGAGGGGAAATTTAATGTTATTGGCAATTTCCCTTACAACATTTCTACCCAGATCATGTTCCGTATCCTGGACTGGAAAGACCAGGTGCCATGTGTGGTGGGGATGTTCCAGAAAGAAGTGGCGCAGCGCATTGCTTCAAAGCATGGGAATAAGGATTACGGGGTATTAAGCGTGCTGTTACAGGCATTTTATAAAGTAGAATACCTGTTTGAAGTAAGTGAAACCTGTTTCAATCCGCCGCCAAAGGTAAAATCAGCAGTCATCCGCTTGCACAGGTTGGAAGAGGCTTATGACATTCCGAATGAGCGGAAGTTCTTCAACCTGGTAAAAACTGCTTTTGGCCAGCGCCGTAAGCAACTGAGAAATCCGTTAAAACCATTATTTGATAAAGAAGTACTACAGGACAGTTTCTTCACTAAGCGTGCAGAGGAACTGACTGTAGCAGATTTTGTAGCATTATCCCATAAGATGATATGAGCAGCAAAGTATTAATTACAGCCAGGGCGCACAACTATTTAATAGACAGATTGGAAGAAAAGGGATTTGAAGTCAGCTACCAGCCTTCCATCACATACGAAGAGCTGCTTACAGCCATTCATGAATATGTAGGATTGATTGTAACGACCCGCATGAAGATAGACAGGCCGGTAATAGACCATGCGAAGCAATTGCAATGGATTGGCCGGCTGGGCAGCGGGATGGAACTGATAGACGTGCCGTATGCAGAAAGCAGGGGAATACATTGCGCCAGCAGTCCGGAAGGCAACCGGGAGGCGGTGGGAGAGCAGATGGTGGGCATGCTGTTATGTATGATGAACAATGTGCTGAAGAGTAACCTGGAACTGCGGGAGGGGATCTATGAGCGGGATGGCAACAGGGGATTTGAGATAGGTGGCCGTACTGTAGGCATTATTGGATATGGTAATACAGGAAGTGCATATGCGCGCAAGCTGAGAGGTTTTGAGCCAAAGATCCTGGCATATGATAAATATAAAACTGGTTTCAGCAATGATCATGTGCAGGAGGCGACCATGGAGCAACTGTATGCTGAGGCGGAGATTGTGAGTGTGCATTTGCCACTGACAGGTGAAACGAAGCATCTGGCGAACCTGGAGTTCTTCCGTTCTTTCCACAGGCCGGTATGGTTCCTGAATGCGGCGAGGGGGAAGATAGTGAACACTGCTGATCTGATCCAGGCATTGGAAGAGGGTTTGCTGAGAGGGGCGGCACTGGATGTACAGGAGAATGAAAAGTTGTCTACTTATAGTCAGCAGGAGAAGGAGCAGCTGAAAAAGTTGCTGAGTTTTCCGAATGTGGTAATGACGCCGCATATTGCTGGATATACACATGAGGCGAGTATAAACATGGCCAGGATTGTGTTAGAGAAGTTGCATGTGATATAGGTTCGCAGGGAGAAATTGTCATTAGGAATGCTTACAAAACTATGTGGGCAGATTCATGCATTAGGAATACTGTATATGTGACATTCTTTAGGGGAATAAGCATTTTTTCGTTATATTTGCTTTAATACAAATTTACAACGCTTCTGTGCAAACGGGGGCGTTGATTTTTTTTCTTTATTCTTAAACTAAATAACGTTATGTCTGGTATTAACTACGTTACCAAAGAGACCCTGGACCAGATGCGTGAAGAGCTCAACTTCCTCAAGACAAAGGGCCGGGCAGAGATTGCCAGGGCGATTGCGGAAGCGCGGGAGAAAGGTGACTTGAAGGAAAATGCTGAGTATGACGCAGCAAAGGAGGCGCAGGGTTTACACGAAGCCAAGCTGGCTACGCTTGAAAATGCTATTGCTACTGCCAGAGTAGTGGAAGCAGATTCCATTGATACCTCCAAAGTATCTATTTTATGTAAGGTGACTATTACTAATATAGGCCTTAAGAAGACTGTCACCTATCAACTGGTGTCGGAGAAAGAGGCTGACCTGAAAGCGAATAAGATCTCAGTGACTTCTCCCATTGGGAAGGGATTGCTGGGCAAAGTGATTGGGGATGTTGCAGAAATCACCACTCCTAATGGTATAACCAAACTGAGGGTAGATAATATTACGATATAATGATCCCTTTGAAGATATCAGGCCTTCCGTATTATGCGGAGGGCTTTTTTTTTACCTTTAGTATTCTTTAAAACCCGCAATATGGCATCTATATTTACGAAAATCATCAATGGTGAAATTCCCAGCTATAAGATAGCTGAGAATGAGAGTTTTTATGCCTTTCTGGATATTTTCCCATTAGTGAGGGGGCATGTATTGGTTGTTCCAAAGGAGGAGGTAGACAAATTTTTTGATGTGACAGATGATCTGCTGGGTGAGTGGTTGTTATTTGCTAAGCCTATTGCGCAGGCGATAGAGCATGCATTTCCATGCAATCGTGTAGGAGTAAGCGTTGTTGGTTTAGAAGTACCGCATGCGCATATGCATTTGATACCTATTAATTCGGTAGACGACATGAACTTCCAGCGACCTAAGCTTAAGCTGTCAGAGGCTGAGTTTAAGGCTGTGCAGGAGCAGATTACAGCTGCCCTGGCACGTTGAACCTGAAACCGACACCATGGAGGGTTTCCAGCTTCACGGTTGGATCTGTTCTGAAATGTTTCCTCAGCTTGGTAATGAAAACGTCCATACTACGGCCCAGGAAGTAGTCATCTTTGCCCCAAACGTGGAAGAGGATTTCTTCCCGTTTCAGTGTTTTGTTTGCATTATCGCAAAGGTACTTGAGCAGGTCAGCTTCTTTTTGTGTAAGCGTGCTGGAAACCTCTCCGTTCTTTTCGCGAAGAATGAGGTCATTATAGTCGAAGGTGAGGTTGCCGATGTTATATTGCGTACGTTTCTCTGTCGCATTATTTACGGCACTTTTGGTTCTTTTCAGGAATACTTCAATGCGCAGCAAGAGTTCCTGCATGCTGAATGGTTTGGTAATATAGTCGTCTGCGCCTGTTTTGAATCCTTTAATTTTATCTTCATCCATTGCTTTCGAGGTCAGAAAGAGGATAGGAATGAAGTCGTTTTTTCTCCGGATTTGTTCTGCCAGGGTGAAGCCGTCTTTTTTGGGCATTACCACATCCAGTAAACATATGTCAAAGGTTCGTAACTGGAACTGCTCCCAGGCCATTTGTCCGTCTGTGCTATGTACCACATCGTAGCCTGCTTCTTCTAATCGCTTCTTTGTTACCGCACCAACATTTTGATCATCTTCCACCAATAGGATTCTTGCTTTCATAGCTTGATGCTGATTATATAAAATACCATAATTTATGGTGTATAGCTCCATGTATCATCAGGGGGAGCGAGTTATGAAGAATTTGATTCAAAGTAAATACAAATTATTAACTTCTGGAAAAACCTCTGCGCTAAGTCCAACATTTAACCGACGATCCGGCCTGGATTTTTCTGGAGGAATGCATCCCAACCCTTTGCCTTACTGGTATCCGGCATAATACTGGATTCTTGAAAAAAATGACAGACTGCTACTGCAAGGGCATCTGTAGCATCCAGATAATCAGGGCGTTCTGAGAATTTCAGGATCCTTTGGAGCATTTGCCAGATTTGTTCTTTATCGGCATTTCCATTTCCGGTGATGGACTGTTTTATCTTTTTGGGTGAATACTCCGTCACTGGAACTCCGGCCTGCATGGCTGTAGCAATGGCTACACCCTGTGCTCTACCCAGTTTGAGCATACTCTGTACGTTCTTACCAAAGAAAGGGGCCTCGATTGCGCAGGAAACCGGTTTATGCAAGCGTATCAGTTCATTTACACGGGCGTGTATCAATTGCAACCTTTCGTAGTGATCTTTGTGACGGGACAGCTTTAACACATCCATTTCCAGCAGGCTGGCTTTTGTTCCTTCTACCAGTATAAGCCCGTAGCCCATTACCAGCGTACCCGGGTCAATACCGAGAATTATTTTTGACTTGTTTGCCAACCACAGTTTATTTTTGCCAAAATCTTGATGTCTGAACAAAAATACCAAAATAATTCTCAATTACCTGCTGGGGGCAGTCCTTTTTACCTGGTTAGCCTGGTCCATTTATAATCAACTGCTCCACCAACCTAATTTAAAGAGTTCTCTTCAGCAAATGATAGATACCCTTGAGCATAAAGGCGTTGTGGCCATGCTGTTGGTGTTGATAGGCATGCTGGTTAACTGGGGGCTGGAGGCCCGCAAATGGCAGATGCTGATCAAACCCCTCCAGCCAATGCCCTTTCTCCGGGCCTTCAGGGCGATACTCTCCGGGGTCTCGTTTTCTATCAATACGCCTAATAGGATCGGGGAATATGGGGGTCGGGTACTCTATGTTAGTAATAATAGAAGCAAATTAAAGGCAATTGCTGCCACTATGGTGGGAAGTTTTAGCCAGCTGATTGTGACTATTATCTTTGGGTTAACCGGCTTTATCTATTTTGTGGCGAACTTCACGCCAGTAAGGCCTGAACAGGTAACCGGATATGCTACCTGGGAAAAAATATCGTTTGGGGTCGTTCTGATAATTTGTGGCTTGGTCATATTGTTATATTTTCGGCTGCAGATCATTCTATCAATCTTTGAAAGAATACCATTGTTGAGGAAGGCCCGGATATTTGTGCAAATTATTGTTCGTTACTCCAATGCAGACCTCGAACACTTATTGCTCCTTTCGGCCTTACGCTATGTGGTCTTCTCGGCACAGTATTTGATTTTGCTTGACACATTGGGCGTTGAAATGCTGTGGTGGCAAGGATTTTTGATGAACGCTGTCATTTATCTCGTAATGGCTATAGTTCCAACTGTCGCC
This window of the Chitinophaga sancti genome carries:
- the rsmA gene encoding 16S rRNA (adenine(1518)-N(6)/adenine(1519)-N(6))-dimethyltransferase RsmA, which encodes MYTLKKSLGQHFLRDENICRKIVDSLPVIPNQQVLEVGPGAGAITKYLLELPDTTFKAVELDTEKVEYLQKTYPAIQGKLINESFLDVKPPFEGKFNVIGNFPYNISTQIMFRILDWKDQVPCVVGMFQKEVAQRIASKHGNKDYGVLSVLLQAFYKVEYLFEVSETCFNPPPKVKSAVIRLHRLEEAYDIPNERKFFNLVKTAFGQRRKQLRNPLKPLFDKEVLQDSFFTKRAEELTVADFVALSHKMI
- the greA gene encoding transcription elongation factor GreA; translated protein: MSGINYVTKETLDQMREELNFLKTKGRAEIARAIAEAREKGDLKENAEYDAAKEAQGLHEAKLATLENAIATARVVEADSIDTSKVSILCKVTITNIGLKKTVTYQLVSEKEADLKANKISVTSPIGKGLLGKVIGDVAEITTPNGITKLRVDNITI
- a CDS encoding HIT family protein; amino-acid sequence: MASIFTKIINGEIPSYKIAENESFYAFLDIFPLVRGHVLVVPKEEVDKFFDVTDDLLGEWLLFAKPIAQAIEHAFPCNRVGVSVVGLEVPHAHMHLIPINSVDDMNFQRPKLKLSEAEFKAVQEQITAALAR
- the pdxA gene encoding 4-hydroxythreonine-4-phosphate dehydrogenase PdxA, with the translated sequence MSSNAHTNKPVIGITVGDINSIGAELIIKTFADNRMLEFCTPVIFASNKTINFYRKLMNENNFNYQSLKEFSRLNHKQVNVYNCWEEEVQITPGILNEIGGKYAARSLAVAIECLKNGEIDGLVTAPIHKKNIQSEQFNYTGHTPYLRDAFEAKDVLMFMTADNMRVGLLTEHVPVKDVATYVTRENILAKLTMMKDSLIKDFGIDQPRIAVLGLNPHAGDDGLIGEEELKEIIPAINQAKNNGILCFGPYSADAFFARNMHSTFDGVLAMYHDQGLIPFKSLATGEGINFTAGLPVVRTSPDHGTAFDIAGKNLADHYSFRQAIFTCLDIIEKREIYAENTQNPLKKIELASE
- a CDS encoding response regulator transcription factor; amino-acid sequence: MKARILLVEDDQNVGAVTKKRLEEAGYDVVHSTDGQMAWEQFQLRTFDICLLDVVMPKKDGFTLAEQIRRKNDFIPILFLTSKAMDEDKIKGFKTGADDYITKPFSMQELLLRIEVFLKRTKSAVNNATEKRTQYNIGNLTFDYNDLILREKNGEVSSTLTQKEADLLKYLCDNANKTLKREEILFHVWGKDDYFLGRSMDVFITKLRKHFRTDPTVKLETLHGVGFRFNVPGQL
- a CDS encoding NAD(P)-dependent oxidoreductase yields the protein MSSKVLITARAHNYLIDRLEEKGFEVSYQPSITYEELLTAIHEYVGLIVTTRMKIDRPVIDHAKQLQWIGRLGSGMELIDVPYAESRGIHCASSPEGNREAVGEQMVGMLLCMMNNVLKSNLELREGIYERDGNRGFEIGGRTVGIIGYGNTGSAYARKLRGFEPKILAYDKYKTGFSNDHVQEATMEQLYAEAEIVSVHLPLTGETKHLANLEFFRSFHRPVWFLNAARGKIVNTADLIQALEEGLLRGAALDVQENEKLSTYSQQEKEQLKKLLSFPNVVMTPHIAGYTHEASINMARIVLEKLHVI
- a CDS encoding lysylphosphatidylglycerol synthase domain-containing protein, which codes for MIDTLEHKGVVAMLLVLIGMLVNWGLEARKWQMLIKPLQPMPFLRAFRAILSGVSFSINTPNRIGEYGGRVLYVSNNRSKLKAIAATMVGSFSQLIVTIIFGLTGFIYFVANFTPVRPEQVTGYATWEKISFGVVLIICGLVILLYFRLQIILSIFERIPLLRKARIFVQIIVRYSNADLEHLLLLSALRYVVFSAQYLILLDTLGVEMLWWQGFLMNAVIYLVMAIVPTVAIAELGLRGKVSLYFMGFLSMNSPAIIAATVIIWLVNLVLPAVLGSVLLLGIKIFKEK
- a CDS encoding TonB-dependent receptor, with the translated sequence MYKFYLILFISGLSSTILQAQTKISGKITDKKNHPLQGVNVSIKDAYDGATSAADGTFSFTTDASGEQSIIFSLNTYQTQEQKVNLSGPVTLSIILRNDISQLRIVTISAGSIEASSEKNNTVLKPLDIVTTGGAMADIVSALKTLPGTQQTNDKEGLFVRGGTGYETQTFIDGLLVRNPFYSGLPDMPGRGRFSPFLFKGTTFSSGGYSAQYGQGLSSALVLESQDLPDRSSYTLGVSPIGLSGGLNELSKDKKGSFGIEADYTNLGPYLNVIKPKFEPSVNPEIIGTSANFRRKTSKTGMLKFYGYSNWTHMGSIRPSFEYAGARELFEMKNQNVYTNLSYKELLGNEWKINAGISYSTNTDRITLDTMPKNSDPLKIHNLSQLAQGRVMLTKNIGSFSALRFGGEYQYAVENAEYNGYKANYTDNYSAAFAEGDIYFTPQFVGRVGGRMEYSSKIGKMNLAPRVSLAYKLDQNSQLSLAYGDYYQKPEQQYLRFKPDLDYMKATHYIASFQRVANNYTLRVEAFYKKYHKLVKTSPDTATNGTGYAKGIELFWRDRKSVKNLDYWVSYSYLDTKRNYLTYPYEVQPDFAAKHTFSVVTKYYISSITTNIGLTYSFATGRPYYNPNLPVNQFMSQKTIDYNSVGLSVSYLTSIRKAFTILVLSVNNVGNFKQVYGYHYSTDAMRREAITPNIPRFIYLGMFMSFGIDRRQETIDNL
- the ruvC gene encoding crossover junction endodeoxyribonuclease RuvC; this encodes MANKSKIILGIDPGTLVMGYGLILVEGTKASLLEMDVLKLSRHKDHYERLQLIHARVNELIRLHKPVSCAIEAPFFGKNVQSMLKLGRAQGVAIATAMQAGVPVTEYSPKKIKQSITGNGNADKEQIWQMLQRILKFSERPDYLDATDALAVAVCHFFQESSIMPDTSKAKGWDAFLQKNPGRIVG